Within the Micromonospora citrea genome, the region CGAGGACCTGATCCAGCTCGCCCTGCGGCTCACCCACAACTGGCACCCCCACCTGCGCGAACTGTTCGCCCGCGCCGACCCCGGCAGCGCCCTGCCCATCAAGGTGGCCACCAGCGAGCCCGTGCCGCCGTGGAAGAGCAGCACCGTCACCCTGCTCGGCGACGCCATCCACACCATGACCCCGGGCCGTGGGGTGGGCGCCAACACCGCGCTGCGCGACGCCGCCCTGCTCTGCCGGCAACTGCGGCTGGCCACGGCCGGCGACAAGACGCTGCTCCAGGCGGTGGCCGACTACGAGGCCGCGATGGTGCCGTACGGCTTCGCCCGGGTCGCCGACTCGCTCAACCGCAGCGGCACCAACGGCGACGACCGGATGTACAAGCCCGTCGTCGGCCGACTCGCGTTGCTGGGGGCGCGCGGATACTTCGGCGTCACCAGCCGCGTACCCCGCCTGGCCCGCAAGTTCGTCAACGACTTCTACACCTACCGGGGTGAGGAGGACTGACCGCCCGTCGGCCGAACGGACCGGGCACGGCTCGTCCCCGGCCAGTGGACGCACGCCCGGCGGGAGACGCCGGCCGGTCAGGGCTCGCGGACGCCGTACACGCGCAGGATGCTCTCCCGCAGCGCCGCCGCCGCCCGCGCCGCGCCCATCCGGCCGGCGGCGACCTCGGCGCCGGCCGCGTGCCCGAGGGCGATGGTCGCGGCCACCAGCCACGCCGGGTCGAGGCCGCCGTCGAACTCCCCGGCCGCCTGACCACGCGCGACCAGCCGCGCCAGGCGCTCGACGACCCCGGCGTGCTGACGGTCCGACTCCGCCTGCTCGACCGCAGCCGACGGGTGCAGCAGCAGGGGGTACCGCTCGGACAGCCGCCACGTGACGTCCAGCCAGCGCGACAGCGCCTCGGTGACGCTGCCGCCGGCCGCATCGGCGACGTCGAGCGCGGCGACGGCCTCGGCGGTGATGCGGTCGACGACCGCGGCCACCAGCAACGGCCGGGACGGATAGTGCGCGTACACCGTCTGGCGGGTGACCCCGGCGGCTGCGGCGACCTGTTCCACCTTCGCGTCCGGATGCCGGCCGAGCACCTCGACGGCGGCGGCGAGGACGGCGGCGGCGCTGCGCTCGGCGTCGGAACGGCGCCGACGCCGCCGGCCGCCTCCTATCTCTGACACGTTGTGCAATCTAGCCCATGGGCCTTATCGTTGACATCGCGTCAAATTTAATTAGACCCTCGGGAGAGCCCATGACCCCCCGCACCGACCTGACCGGCTACCTCGTCCGCTACCCACAGGAGGCGGGGCTCGGCGACGAGGACCCGGCGACCGTGCTGGACCGCTACCACACGCCCGACTACGAGCTGGTCAACGACGGTGTGCTGCTGGACCGCAGGCGGCTGCTCGACCACATCCGTCCCGCCCGCAGACGGGCCGCCGGCCTCCACGTCGAGGTGGAGCAGGCACTGGTGGACGGCGACCAGGTCGCCGCCAGGTACCGGCTCGTCGCGCGACTGCACAGGGGCGGCACCATCACCACCGAGATCTACATGTTCGGCCAGCTGGCCGCCGACGGCCGACTCCGCCGCGCCGTCCAGGCCACCCGCACGATCCCCGCGCCCGCACCCACGACATCGCCTCGGTGAACGACCGACGGGCGCCCTGCCGGCTGCGCCCGGCGGGCGCCCTGCCGGCTGCGCCCGTCGCCCGCACCGCTCGGGTCGCCCCGACCGCGCGGCCGCCGCGAATCCACCGGCCACGGTCGACACCCCCGCACCAATCGCCCCGCCCGATTCCCACCGCGCCAGCGGCCCCGCTACATCCACCACGTCGCCCTCCACCGACGACGGTCCGTCGCCCGCCGGACACCGCCGGTACAACCCGTCCCACCCGCGCCGGCACCGGTCGATCCTGCCTGTCGCCCGTACGGAGCGTGTGCGAAGCTGCGGCGAGTTTTTCTCCGAGTTTCGACGTGAACGAGAGGGAGGTCTGCCGTGGCGTGGTCTTTCGGGCACTGGCTGATACTGATCGTGACCCTGCTGGTGGGTCTGGCCGGCGGATGGTTCTGGCGTGGCCGGCAGGACGCGGCCGCCGGGCACGGCGCGCCCACGGTGGAGGGTGACCACCCGGTCGACGGCATGACCGCCGTGGTGGTCGACCCGCCGCCGGTCGCCACCACCGACGAGGCGCGCCCCGAGGTGATCGTCGACCGCGCGCCCGACGCCGTCGCCGACCGCGTCCCCACGACCGACGCCCCGACCGCCGACACCCCGGTCACGGTCGTCGCCGCCGACGCCGAGCGGGCCGGCGACGTCGACCCGGCCGACATGGCGCTGACCGGCGACCCGGTGCCGGCGCCCGACACCGACCGCGTGACCACCGCCGCGCCGGTAGACACCGCCGCGGAGCAGCGCTCGGACGCCGAGGTCGTCCTGCCGGCCGCCGCCGAGGTGACCGGCCCCGTCGACCGCCACCCGGCCGAGGCGCCGACCACCGCCGCCGAGTCGACGCCCGCGGTCATCGAGCCGGAGCCCGTCGCGCCCGTCGCTGCGGTGGAGCCCGAGTCCGCCCCGGCACAGCCGGAGCCCGTCGCCGCGGTGGAGCCCGAGCCCGTCGCCGCCCCGCACCAGCCGGCATCCGTCCCGGCCACCGCCACGGCGGAGCCGGAGTCGACGGGGCCGGCGGACGAGCCCGCCGTGCCCGTGGCGGTGCCCGCGCCGCGCAGCGCGGACACCACCCCGCCCGCGCGGACCGAGCCCGACGCCGACGCCGCCGACGACTTCCGCCGGATCCAGGGCGTCGGCCCGAAGATGGCGGCGGCGCTGCAGGAGGCCGGCATCCGGACGTACCGGCAGCTCGCGGAACTCGACGAGGCCGCGCTGCGGGAGACGATCCGGGGCGCCGGGCTGCGTGCCGCCCCGAGCCTGGCGACGTGGCCGCAGCAGGCGAAGGTGCTCGCCGGCGCCCCTCGGGAGGCCGCCGCCGCGCTGCCCGCCGCCGACGTCTGACGCCGGGGCCGCCGCAGCAGCACGCCCGCCCGCGCCTCCCGCTCCTCCAGGGGTACGGCGCCACGAGGATCGACCCGACGCCGCCCGGTGTCGCGGTGCCCGCACACAGGGCGCCGCGACACCGGGCGGCGCGGCATCCAGGGGCGGGCTCCACACCGGGGCGTCCCGCCCCCGTACCGGACCCGTTGGTGCTCACCCGCAGCGATCCGCCGGCAGGCGGAAGGATCCGCCGTCGGGCCGGGCAGCCGCCTCACCCGGCGTCGGTCACACCGGCACGCCCGCGTACGGCCGGACGGTGAGACGCCGGCCGGCGGTGGGGCCGAGCCGCACCTGGAGCCCGAGCGGCGCGGCGGCCCGACGCACCGCGTCGACGTGCAGCGAGCCGTGCCGGTCGACGGTGAGCACCGGCGGCTCCTCCGGCTCGCCGGCCGGGGCATGGAACGACAGCAGCGTCACCGAGGTCGGCAGGTGCCCGGGGTGCGCGGCCCGGGCCGCCGCCTCGTCCCGGTGCGCGAGCACCACCAGGTCGTCGAGGTGGGCGAAGTCCTCGGCGATGCCCGCCGCCTTCCAGTGCGCCGGC harbors:
- a CDS encoding TetR/AcrR family transcriptional regulator, producing the protein MSEIGGGRRRRRRSDAERSAAAVLAAAVEVLGRHPDAKVEQVAAAAGVTRQTVYAHYPSRPLLVAAVVDRITAEAVAALDVADAAGGSVTEALSRWLDVTWRLSERYPLLLHPSAAVEQAESDRQHAGVVERLARLVARGQAAGEFDGGLDPAWLVAATIALGHAAGAEVAAGRMGAARAAAALRESILRVYGVREP
- a CDS encoding nuclear transport factor 2 family protein, translated to MTPRTDLTGYLVRYPQEAGLGDEDPATVLDRYHTPDYELVNDGVLLDRRRLLDHIRPARRRAAGLHVEVEQALVDGDQVAARYRLVARLHRGGTITTEIYMFGQLAADGRLRRAVQATRTIPAPAPTTSPR